The following coding sequences lie in one Rutidosis leptorrhynchoides isolate AG116_Rl617_1_P2 chromosome 4, CSIRO_AGI_Rlap_v1, whole genome shotgun sequence genomic window:
- the LOC139843233 gene encoding probable serine/threonine-protein kinase PBL26 produces MLSVLHHPNLVCLIGYCADGDQRLLVYEYMPAGSLEDHLLDLPRGKTPLPWFKRMKIALDAAKGLEYLHDKANPPVIYRDLKSSNILLDHDFNAKLSDFGLAKLGPVGDNSHVSTRVMGTYGYCAPEYQKTGQLTVKSDVYSYGVVLLELITGRRAIDTSKKNKEQNLVSWADPIFKNPQRFNELADPLLKGDYPDKGLNQAIAVAAMCLNFDASARPLISDVVTALSFLKDGTDTIELIDSPSESSISGCSSYYKHDKMYASDREREVAEAKEWGMSSRNGLMSRSMR; encoded by the exons ATGTTGAGCGTTCTTCATCATCCAAATTTGGTGTGTCTAATTGGATATTGTGCAGATGGTGATCAAAGACTTCTTGTGTACGAATATATGCCTGCAGGTTCCCTTGAAGATCATCTACTCG ATCTTCCTCGAGGTAAAACGCCGCTACCATGGTTTAAAAGGATGAAAATTGCGTTAGACGCTGCAAAAGGTCTAGAATATTTACATGACAAGGCTAATCCGCCTGTTATATATCGTGACTTGAAGTCTTCCAACATTTTACTTGATCATGATTTTAATGCTAAGCTCTCGGATTTTGGGCTAGCCAAACTTGGCCCGGTAGGGGATAATTCACACGTGTCAACAAGAGTGATGGGTACTTATGGATATTGTGCCCCCGAGTATCAAAAAACAGGCCAACTGACGGTCAAATCAGACGTTTATAGCTATGGAGTCGTCTTGCTTGAACTCATTACGGGACGGAGAGCTATCGATACATCGAAGAAAAATAAAGAGCAAAATCTTGTGTCTTGG GCAGACCCGATTTTCAAGAACCCGCAAAGGTTCAACGAACTAGCTGACCCGTTACTAAAAGGCGACTACCCGGATAAAGGTTTGAACCAAGCAATAGCAGTTGCAGCCATGTGTCTAAACTTTGATGCATCGGCTCGACCATTGATAAGTGACGTAGTTACTGCCCTTAGTTTCCTTAAAGATGGAACAGATACTATAGAATTAATCGATTCGCCTTCTGAATCATCTATATCTGGATGTTCATCTTACTATAAGCACGATAAAATGTACGCTAGTGATCGAGAACGAGAAGTTGCAGAAGCAAAGGAATGGGGTATGAGTTCCAGGAACGGTTTGATGTCAAGGTCAATGAGGTAG